The proteins below come from a single Scatophagus argus isolate fScaArg1 chromosome 15, fScaArg1.pri, whole genome shotgun sequence genomic window:
- the LOC124071769 gene encoding uncharacterized protein LOC124071769, giving the protein MSALRFPPDSDISNNQSILSDLSSCGVMSALQLPGELWLQVFSFLSWRDKLSVRCTCSHFKHLLDKSRPLWRGFSVVLRNFSRYNRPFWHSLAQRHVGSVSVRSGKRKHLKQLSNWLPALDALQLDHWMEGSVDELKLFHWLCQLSITNCSVPLKNGNFLFPLSHQLTQLSLCNVQITCTASQLLAAVSHLTRLTSLLLHHDGSLRVPTLSGILTHLTKLKHLSWTMITYKMLSHDFFRPAHLTGSGALQLSDLQLLNYDALVTKEVLQPLSHLQSLSIFHLYSVPGPTCHLQTWLTSLPQLRSLSVHGGHPLAVYADFLPSSLLSLTLCVDLQPEDLQVVSHRAPHLEHLHLEPWGSSSSLVRHLPHLFPHLKTLRIRHHHVSDGDFLCLQQLQQLDTLEVLDPYFRPDPSNPNWIMYEPSPRLLQLISDLQKLTNHRVRVITSSHREPLTCQCV; this is encoded by the exons ATGTCAGCACTACGTTTTCCTCCTGACTCAGACATCAGTAATAATCAGTCCATACTGTCTGACCTCAGCAGTTGTGGTGTGATGTCAGCGCTGCAGCTTCCTGGTGAGCTGTGGCTGCAAGTGTTCAGCTTCCTGTCCTGGCGAGACAAACTGAGCGTGCGCTGCACCTGTTCACACTTCAAACACCTGTTGGATAAGTCCCGCCCCCTCTGGCGAGGCTTTAGTGTGGTGCTGCGAAACTTCTCTCGGTACAACAGGCCTTTCTGGCACAGTCTGGCTCAGAGGCACGTGGGCAGTGTGTCAGTGCGTTCAGGTAAGAGGAAACACCTGAAGCAGCTCTCCAACTGGCTTCCTGCTCTTGATGCACTGCAACTAGACCACTGGATGGAAGGGAGCGTTGATGAGCTGAAACTGTTCCACTGGCTGTGTCAACTGTCCATCACTAACTGTTCCGTACCGTTAAAGAACggcaacttcctgtttcctctgagTCATCAGCTGACGCAGTTGAGCCTCTGTAATGTGCAGATCACCTGTACTGCCTCTCAACTGTTGGCGGCTGTCAGTCACCTGACTCGTCTcacctcactgctgctgcatcaCGATGGCAGCCTGAGAGTTCCGACGCTCAGTGGCATCTTGACTCACCTGACCAAACTGAAACACCTGTCCTGGACTATGATCACCTACAAGATGCTATCACATGACTTCTTCAGACCTGCCCACCTCACAG GCAGTGgagctctgcagctctctgaccTACAGTTGTTGAACTACGATGCCTTGGTGACAAAGGAAGTTCTGCAGCCTTTGTCCCACCTCCAAAGCCTGTCAATCTTCCACCTGTACTCTGTACCCGGACCCACCTGTCACCTGCAAACATGGCTGACTTCACTCCCGCAGCTCCGCAGTCTCAGTGTGCATG GTGGCCATCCTCTGGCAGTGTATGCTGACTTCCTGCCATCCTCCCTTCTCAGTCTGACCCTCTGTGTGGATCTACAGCCTGAAGATCTGCAGGTTGTATCACATAGAGCCCCTCACCTGGAACACCTGCACCTAGAGCCCTGGGGCTCCTCCTCTAGCCTGGTCAGACACCTCCCACATCTGTTCCCTCACCTGAAAACACTCCGAATCAG acACCATCATGTGTCAGACGGTGACTTCCtgtgtctgcagcagctgcagcagcttgaCACTCTGGAGGTTCTGGATCCGTACTTCAGACCAGATCCAAGCAACCCAAACTGGATCATGTACGAGCCGAGTCCTCGTCTACTACAGCTGATCTCTGACCTGCAgaaactgaccaatcacagagTGCGAGTTATCACCAGCTCACACAGAGAACCGCTCACATGCCAATGTGTCTAA